One part of the Deltaproteobacteria bacterium genome encodes these proteins:
- a CDS encoding HAMP domain-containing methyl-accepting chemotaxis protein, protein MRVTLFTKIFLGYFLLLAVSLAMPEILSQTSAPLDMRPWITLGLGVALSLGLAWLLSRILGRVRTLNAFAEQISRGDLSRPLEAGSSVLGKDEVDDLTTSVIHMQENLRDLVGHIQRSSSALSEASSDLQSSAQQMSSSSSGVSESIEQIASGTELQKELVDRTSMLIAEIASSISRTAISAEDAARSSSQSSASAQSGGRAANLAGERLGKVFERIENASETVFDFGTQTQQIGKVVSVIATIAQQTNLLALNATIEAARAGEYGRGFAVVAEEVRKLAEQAGRSADQISRIAEDIDHSAETVVSAMREATEELRAGRTDLTALIESLQGIVRQAMRGAEKVDLISESARQQLEGSEEMVKATKNISAVAQNNVEATEEVRSVIGEQARSMQQMADSAQELLSLSRELEDITSRFRL, encoded by the coding sequence GTGCGGGTCACCCTCTTCACCAAGATCTTCCTCGGTTACTTCCTGCTGCTGGCGGTCTCGCTGGCGATGCCGGAGATCCTCTCCCAGACCTCGGCGCCGCTGGACATGCGGCCCTGGATCACCCTGGGCCTGGGCGTGGCCCTCTCCCTCGGGCTGGCCTGGCTCCTCTCCCGGATCCTGGGCCGGGTGAGGACCCTCAACGCCTTCGCCGAGCAGATCTCCCGGGGCGATCTCTCCCGCCCCCTCGAGGCCGGCAGCAGCGTGCTGGGCAAGGACGAGGTGGACGACCTCACGACCTCGGTCATCCACATGCAGGAGAACCTGCGCGATCTGGTCGGCCACATCCAGCGCTCCTCCAGCGCCCTCTCCGAGGCCTCCAGCGACCTGCAGTCCTCCGCCCAGCAGATGAGCTCCTCCTCCTCGGGGGTGAGCGAGTCCATCGAGCAGATCGCCTCGGGCACCGAGCTCCAGAAGGAGCTGGTCGATCGCACCTCGATGCTGATCGCCGAGATCGCCTCCTCGATCTCCCGCACCGCCATCTCCGCCGAGGACGCCGCGCGCAGCTCCTCCCAGAGCAGCGCCTCCGCCCAGTCGGGCGGCCGGGCCGCCAACCTCGCCGGCGAGCGGCTCGGCAAGGTCTTCGAGCGGATCGAGAACGCCTCGGAGACCGTCTTCGACTTCGGCACCCAGACCCAGCAGATCGGCAAGGTGGTCTCGGTCATCGCCACCATCGCCCAGCAGACCAACCTGCTGGCGCTCAACGCCACCATCGAGGCCGCCCGCGCTGGCGAGTATGGCCGGGGCTTCGCGGTGGTCGCCGAGGAGGTGCGCAAGCTCGCCGAGCAGGCCGGCCGCTCGGCGGATCAGATCTCCCGGATCGCCGAGGACATCGACCACTCCGCCGAGACCGTCGTCAGCGCCATGCGCGAGGCCACGGAGGAGCTGCGGGCGGGCCGCACCGACCTGACGGCCCTGATCGAGTCCCTCCAGGGCATCGTCCGTCAGGCGATGCGGGGCGCCGAGAAGGTCGACCTCATCTCCGAGTCCGCGCGCCAGCAGCTCGAGGGCAGCGAGGAGATGGTGAAGGCGACCAAGAACATCTCGGCCGTGGCCCAGAACAACGTCGAGGCCACCGAAGAGGTGCGCAGCGTGATCGGCGAGCAGGCCCGCTCGATGCAGCAGATGGCCGACAGCGCGCAGGAGCTGCTCTCCCTCTCCCGGGAGCTCGAGGACATCACCTCCAGGTTCCGCCTGTGA
- a CDS encoding chemotaxis protein CheA, which produces MSRYLDLFVQEAGEHLEAMGRGLVELEKSPGPEHLDAIFRHAHSLKGMAGSMGFIPITELAHRLEDLMAAARSGALELGAEHIDVALEVTDLLVGLVGTAAETGSVDTWPAGGEALFKRLEELTPEPDGESALLPAAATALPAPAPAPQAPLQAKEGGAPLLRVRATIDPESKVPGVRAFLVHKRLSEHGEVLRCAPSLEEIKAGRLLDGGVSIVLQTEAGVGTLDRVLSNIAEVEEISIELYEAEGEREPSSAPKLEPAGGRGNTIRVRTDLLDELMDSAGELLLGVHHLRSLLPDDDLEGAPGPMHDAVDRLDKVVREVNRQVVQARMTPIGVLFDRLPRTVRDVARKVGKPVELKLEGSEIELDRAILDEIDAPLTHLVRNAVDHGFEAAEQRNARGKPSTGQLVVSAQRDRDRVIISVRDDGGGIDSARIGEKAVATGKISELELDQLTEREVLMLAALPGLSTKEEVSEVSGRGVGLDVVRDTAEGLGGTMEIDSVVGEGTTFTLRLPLTVAIQRLLLVASEAQTFAVPVNKVLHVEQVEPESWSQAHGQPVVPFQDGLIHAYDLRDWLGQREPPDLPRPHVIVENEAGEPISIAVDRLKGHLEALIKPLEAPLQRVSGLSGVAFLPEGRPVFVIDLASVARTSEHWTRRGGY; this is translated from the coding sequence ATGTCCCGCTACCTGGACCTCTTCGTCCAGGAGGCCGGTGAGCATCTCGAGGCCATGGGGCGGGGTCTGGTCGAGCTCGAGAAGAGCCCCGGCCCCGAGCACCTCGACGCGATCTTCCGCCACGCCCACTCGCTCAAGGGGATGGCGGGCTCGATGGGCTTCATCCCCATCACCGAGCTCGCCCACCGCCTCGAGGATCTGATGGCCGCCGCCCGCTCGGGGGCGCTGGAGCTCGGGGCCGAGCACATCGACGTGGCCCTGGAGGTCACCGATCTCCTGGTGGGGCTGGTCGGCACCGCGGCCGAGACCGGCTCGGTGGACACCTGGCCGGCAGGGGGCGAGGCCCTCTTCAAGCGCCTCGAGGAGCTGACGCCCGAGCCGGACGGGGAGAGCGCCCTGCTGCCGGCGGCCGCCACGGCGCTGCCCGCGCCGGCCCCCGCTCCCCAGGCCCCCCTGCAGGCGAAGGAGGGCGGCGCGCCGCTCTTGCGGGTGAGGGCCACCATCGACCCCGAGTCGAAGGTCCCGGGGGTGCGGGCCTTCCTGGTGCACAAGCGCCTCTCCGAGCACGGCGAGGTCCTGCGCTGCGCCCCCAGCCTGGAGGAGATCAAGGCCGGCCGGCTGCTCGACGGCGGGGTCTCCATCGTCCTGCAGACCGAGGCCGGGGTGGGGACCCTGGACCGGGTGCTCTCGAACATCGCCGAGGTCGAGGAGATCTCGATCGAGCTCTACGAGGCCGAGGGCGAGCGAGAGCCCTCCTCCGCGCCGAAGCTCGAGCCGGCGGGCGGGCGGGGCAACACCATCCGGGTGAGGACCGATCTGCTCGACGAGCTGATGGACAGCGCCGGTGAGCTCCTCCTGGGGGTCCATCACCTGCGCAGCCTGCTGCCGGACGACGACCTCGAGGGGGCGCCCGGGCCGATGCACGACGCCGTGGACCGCCTCGACAAGGTGGTGCGGGAGGTCAACCGCCAGGTCGTCCAGGCGCGGATGACGCCGATCGGGGTCCTCTTCGATCGCCTGCCGCGCACCGTGCGGGACGTGGCGCGGAAGGTCGGGAAGCCGGTGGAGCTCAAGCTCGAGGGCTCGGAGATCGAGCTGGACCGGGCGATCCTCGACGAGATCGACGCACCGCTGACGCACCTGGTGCGCAACGCGGTGGATCACGGCTTCGAGGCGGCCGAGCAGCGCAACGCGCGCGGCAAGCCCTCCACCGGTCAGCTGGTGGTCAGCGCGCAGCGGGACCGGGACCGGGTGATCATCTCGGTGCGCGACGACGGCGGCGGGATCGATTCGGCGCGGATCGGCGAGAAGGCCGTGGCCACCGGGAAGATCAGCGAGCTCGAGCTCGATCAGCTCACCGAGCGCGAGGTGTTGATGCTGGCGGCCCTGCCGGGGCTCTCCACCAAGGAGGAGGTCTCCGAGGTCTCCGGCCGCGGCGTGGGCCTGGACGTCGTGCGGGACACCGCCGAGGGCCTCGGCGGCACGATGGAGATCGACTCGGTGGTGGGAGAGGGGACGACCTTCACCCTGCGCCTCCCCCTCACCGTGGCGATCCAGCGCCTGCTCCTGGTGGCCTCGGAGGCCCAGACCTTCGCCGTGCCGGTGAACAAGGTGCTGCACGTGGAGCAGGTCGAGCCGGAGTCCTGGAGCCAGGCCCACGGTCAGCCGGTGGTGCCCTTCCAGGACGGCCTCATCCACGCCTACGACCTGCGCGACTGGCTCGGCCAGCGCGAGCCGCCGGACCTGCCGCGGCCCCACGTGATCGTCGAGAACGAGGCCGGTGAGCCGATCTCGATCGCCGTCGATCGCCTCAAGGGGCACCTCGAGGCGCTGATCAAGCCGCTCGAGGCACCGCTCCAGCGCGTCTCGGGGCTCTCGGGCGTCGCCTTCCTGCCGGAGGGGCGGCCTGTTTTCGTGATCGATCTTGCGTCCGTGGCGCGTACATCCGAACATTGGACGCGTCGGGGCGGCTACTAG
- a CDS encoding PAS domain S-box protein, giving the protein MKPGRQHIIIAADDRSVGEELERILQEEGHEIELVPFSPPPQVVEANVVLVVPPQEGALETDTCHAVSEWNLEGKTVLAVLDPEAPWVAEMERMECTDIIRLPLSPLEVRTRVRATLQAVDLRRELTVQAADLEHLLALGRQISATLDVEEILYQLVTELAERVHVSRCSLVLVDEAKNRGLVMATSDDRQVHDLAIDLADYPELQEVIRSRNSLVIDDIASEPLLEGARGTLSEQQVGSLACYPLIVDEEILGVLVLRGDRGRASFSDRELSFAGAGAHAVAIAVRNARLIERIRYEREEESEKREEVERRLEDLRSFEDLFQHVGEGLLLVDREGVITGANPWAHTQLHFLDPLVGTRFDSIVESEADRQRLLTLPTGERSENRGEIRVPGREGGERVLSVLASALSEGATVFSLRDVTEQHRLAEELRKTGDFLENLIDSSADAIVAADVRGRIILWNDAAAQITGWTRDEAVEELHVTRIYPDEWAFEVMRQLRAPEGGGRGRIMSTRVDLLAKNGERIPVSLSAAILYEGDREIATMGIFTDLRERLKIERKLSRAQDRLVRTEQQAMIAGLAGIAAHELNQPLTSVMGYAELLRRRLAEDDPNHRAVEIIYRESERMAEIVRKIGRITRFETKTYLGDTRIVDLERSAEDEQ; this is encoded by the coding sequence ATGAAACCGGGTCGGCAGCACATCATCATCGCCGCGGACGACCGCTCCGTCGGCGAGGAGCTCGAGCGGATCCTCCAGGAGGAGGGTCACGAGATCGAGCTGGTGCCCTTCTCTCCGCCGCCGCAGGTGGTCGAGGCCAACGTGGTGCTGGTGGTCCCGCCCCAAGAGGGCGCGCTGGAGACGGACACCTGCCACGCCGTCAGCGAGTGGAACCTCGAGGGCAAGACCGTCCTCGCGGTGCTCGACCCGGAGGCGCCCTGGGTGGCCGAGATGGAGAGGATGGAATGCACCGACATCATCCGGCTGCCGCTCTCGCCCCTGGAGGTGCGCACCCGCGTCCGGGCGACCCTGCAGGCGGTGGACCTGCGCCGGGAGCTGACGGTCCAGGCCGCCGACCTCGAGCACCTCCTGGCCCTCGGCCGCCAGATCAGCGCGACCCTCGACGTCGAGGAGATCCTCTACCAGCTGGTCACCGAGCTGGCCGAGCGGGTCCACGTCTCCCGCTGCTCCCTGGTCCTGGTGGACGAGGCGAAGAACCGGGGCCTGGTGATGGCCACGAGCGACGACCGGCAGGTGCACGACCTCGCCATCGATCTCGCCGACTACCCCGAGCTGCAGGAGGTCATCCGCTCCCGCAACTCGCTGGTGATCGACGACATCGCCTCCGAGCCCCTGCTGGAGGGGGCTCGGGGCACCCTCTCCGAGCAGCAGGTGGGCTCGCTGGCCTGCTACCCCCTCATCGTCGACGAGGAGATCCTCGGGGTGCTGGTGCTGCGGGGCGATCGGGGCCGGGCCTCCTTCAGCGACCGCGAGCTCTCCTTCGCCGGCGCGGGCGCCCACGCCGTGGCCATCGCCGTGCGCAACGCCCGCCTCATCGAGCGGATCCGCTACGAGCGGGAGGAGGAGAGCGAGAAGCGCGAGGAGGTCGAGCGCCGCCTCGAGGACCTGCGCAGCTTCGAGGATCTCTTCCAGCACGTGGGGGAGGGGCTGCTCCTGGTCGACCGCGAGGGCGTGATCACCGGCGCCAACCCCTGGGCTCACACCCAGCTGCACTTCCTCGATCCGCTGGTGGGCACTCGCTTCGACTCGATCGTCGAGAGCGAGGCCGATCGCCAGCGCCTCCTCACCCTGCCCACCGGTGAGCGGAGCGAGAACCGGGGCGAGATCCGGGTCCCGGGCCGGGAGGGCGGCGAGCGCGTCCTCTCCGTGCTGGCCTCGGCCCTCTCCGAGGGCGCCACGGTCTTCTCCCTGCGGGACGTCACCGAGCAGCACCGCCTGGCCGAGGAGCTGCGCAAGACCGGCGACTTCCTCGAGAACCTCATCGACTCCTCGGCCGACGCCATCGTCGCCGCCGACGTGCGCGGCCGGATCATCCTCTGGAACGACGCCGCGGCGCAGATCACCGGCTGGACCCGGGACGAGGCCGTCGAGGAGCTGCACGTCACCCGGATCTACCCCGACGAGTGGGCCTTCGAGGTCATGCGCCAGCTGCGCGCCCCGGAGGGCGGCGGCCGCGGGCGGATCATGAGCACCCGGGTGGATCTGCTGGCCAAGAACGGCGAGCGCATCCCGGTCTCCCTCTCGGCGGCGATCCTCTACGAGGGCGATCGGGAGATCGCCACGATGGGCATCTTCACGGACCTGCGCGAGCGCCTGAAGATCGAGCGCAAGCTCTCCCGGGCGCAGGATCGCCTGGTGCGGACCGAGCAGCAGGCGATGATCGCCGGCCTGGCCGGCATCGCGGCCCACGAGCTGAACCAGCCGCTGACCTCGGTCATGGGCTACGCCGAGCTGCTGCGCCGGCGCCTGGCCGAGGACGACCCGAACCACCGCGCGGTGGAGATCATCTACCGGGAGAGCGAGCGCATGGCGGAGATCGTGCGCAAGATCGGCCGGATCACCCGCTTCGAGACCAAGACCTACCTCGGGGACACCCGCATCGTGGACCTCGAGCGCTCGGCGGAGGACGAACAATGA
- the larB gene encoding nickel pincer cofactor biosynthesis protein LarB produces the protein MDRRALEALLKKVATGKTSPSAALEQLEGFPYAELEDLGVTLDTHRALRTGYPEVVYGEGKSDAQLMAIVGKLLEKETRVLVTRLDEARGQALVERFGGTFHALARCYEREAGAKLRPKGKTVTVVSAGASDAPVAAEAILSARVHGARTEQITDVGVAGIHRLTRHKRGLMEAGVLVVVAGMEGALASVVAGLTGRPVIAVPTSVGYGAAFEGMAALLGMLNSCAPGVSVVNIDNGFGAGRLAAQLARELK, from the coding sequence ATGGATCGCCGCGCCCTAGAGGCCCTCCTGAAGAAGGTCGCCACCGGAAAGACCTCCCCGAGCGCCGCCCTCGAGCAGCTCGAGGGCTTCCCCTACGCCGAGCTCGAGGACCTTGGGGTCACCCTGGACACCCACCGCGCCCTGCGGACGGGCTATCCGGAGGTGGTCTACGGAGAGGGGAAGTCGGACGCCCAGCTGATGGCGATCGTCGGGAAGCTGCTCGAGAAGGAGACCCGGGTGCTGGTGACCCGCCTCGACGAGGCGCGGGGCCAGGCGCTGGTGGAGCGCTTCGGGGGGACCTTCCACGCCCTGGCGCGCTGCTACGAGCGAGAGGCCGGGGCGAAGCTGCGGCCGAAGGGCAAGACGGTCACGGTGGTGAGCGCGGGGGCCTCGGACGCGCCGGTGGCGGCCGAGGCGATCTTGAGCGCCCGGGTGCACGGCGCCCGCACCGAGCAGATCACCGACGTCGGCGTCGCGGGCATCCACCGCCTGACCCGGCACAAGCGGGGGCTGATGGAGGCCGGGGTGCTGGTGGTGGTCGCGGGCATGGAGGGCGCGCTGGCCTCGGTGGTCGCGGGCCTGACCGGCCGGCCGGTGATCGCGGTGCCCACCTCGGTGGGCTACGGGGCGGCCTTCGAGGGGATGGCGGCCCTCCTGGGGATGCTCAACAGCTGCGCCCCGGGGGTCAGCGTGGTGAACATCGACAACGGCTTCGGCGCCGGGCGGCTGGCGGCGCAGCTGGCGAGGGAGCTGAAGTGA
- a CDS encoding four helix bundle protein: protein MQTQALPPVLPHKRYQAFKLAVELACQINEAKVGGGQGALRDQVRRAANSVALNIAEGAGRAGNDRLAFFRIARASACETSAAIELLEAFGALSPQVASETQHLCDRLYALLTKMAELDRP from the coding sequence ATGCAGACCCAGGCACTCCCCCCGGTCCTTCCTCACAAGCGCTACCAGGCCTTCAAGCTGGCAGTGGAGCTCGCCTGCCAGATCAACGAGGCGAAGGTAGGTGGCGGCCAGGGTGCGCTCCGCGACCAGGTGCGCAGAGCCGCCAACTCTGTTGCGCTCAACATCGCAGAAGGCGCTGGCCGAGCGGGCAACGATCGCCTGGCGTTCTTCCGCATCGCGCGGGCTAGCGCCTGCGAGACCTCGGCTGCCATCGAGCTCCTCGAGGCCTTCGGGGCCCTCTCCCCGCAGGTCGCCAGCGAGACCCAGCACCTCTGCGACCGGCTCTACGCACTCCTCACGAAGATGGCCGAGCTCGACAGGCCCTAG
- a CDS encoding chemotaxis protein CheW, protein MSGDLHYVRFEARGDLFALPLREVREVIEPSALTPIPHGPRSALGVMNHHGRVVTLIDLRSLLLGEQPASPAICLLLDAPDRRVALGVDRVEGIGPLHVEEGLARLGQRAVSVLNSARVFDAVDLSFDQGGMVESTSQTLEEL, encoded by the coding sequence GTGAGTGGGGATCTCCACTACGTCCGCTTCGAGGCCCGGGGCGATCTCTTCGCCCTCCCTCTGCGGGAGGTGCGCGAGGTGATCGAGCCCTCGGCCCTCACGCCCATCCCCCACGGGCCCCGCTCGGCCCTGGGGGTGATGAATCATCACGGTCGGGTGGTCACCCTGATCGACCTTCGCTCCCTCCTGCTGGGTGAGCAGCCGGCCTCTCCCGCGATCTGCCTCCTCCTCGACGCTCCCGACCGGAGAGTGGCGCTGGGGGTGGACCGCGTCGAGGGGATCGGCCCGCTGCACGTCGAGGAGGGGCTCGCCCGGCTGGGTCAGAGAGCCGTCTCGGTTCTGAACTCGGCCCGTGTCTTCGATGCGGTGGACTTGTCCTTCGACCAAGGGGGCATGGTAGAGTCCACTTCGCAAACTTTGGAGGAGCTCTAG
- a CDS encoding response regulator, translating into MPKRVLVVDDAIFMRNMIKDIFAQAPDFEVVGEAVHGLEAVEKYKELKPDVTIMDIVMPFKSGIDATREIVKYDAEATIVMCSALGQEQLVMEAIEAGAADFIVKRFNADEVLKVVRKVLGEG; encoded by the coding sequence ATGCCCAAGCGTGTTCTGGTGGTGGACGACGCCATCTTCATGCGCAACATGATCAAGGACATCTTCGCCCAGGCGCCCGATTTCGAGGTCGTCGGCGAGGCCGTCCACGGGCTCGAGGCCGTCGAGAAGTACAAGGAGCTCAAGCCCGACGTCACGATCATGGACATCGTGATGCCCTTCAAGAGCGGCATCGATGCGACGCGTGAGATCGTCAAGTACGACGCGGAAGCGACCATCGTGATGTGCTCTGCCCTCGGGCAGGAGCAGCTGGTCATGGAGGCCATCGAGGCGGGAGCCGCCGACTTCATCGTCAAGCGCTTCAACGCCGACGAGGTCCTCAAGGTGGTGCGCAAGGTCCTCGGCGAGGGCTGA
- the larC gene encoding nickel pincer cofactor biosynthesis protein LarC — MTRWLHLDPVGGIAGDMTLAALIDLGASLERIREGLEALGLEPFEIVTARAEVGALVGTSLEVVVEGHPPSRDWRDIRPLLQGAALPERARRRALAAFEALAVAEGKAHGVPPETVHFHEVGAVDALVDIVGCALALEELGVEKVSASPPPLGRGVTDSSHGPIPIPVPAVLRLLEGLPVVGTEVEGERVTPTGAALLASLCEGRVGAMPALRIEATGHGAGRARFSDRPNIVRAILGEVEEASVGAGEVWVQETNLDDLSPELIAACAEAVFGAGALDVWVTPVGMKKGRPGHLITALSREEERAAVAEALLRHSSSFGLRAHRAQRLELERDFVRVVTRFGEVQVKVGRLRGEVTSRTPELEDCARLAREAGVPVREVYTAALAAADALAAAGG; from the coding sequence GTGACGCGCTGGCTGCACCTCGACCCGGTCGGCGGCATCGCCGGCGACATGACCCTGGCGGCGCTCATCGATCTGGGCGCCTCCCTGGAGCGGATCCGCGAGGGCCTCGAGGCCCTCGGCCTGGAGCCCTTCGAGATCGTCACGGCCCGGGCCGAGGTGGGCGCCCTGGTGGGCACCTCCCTCGAGGTGGTGGTCGAGGGGCACCCGCCCTCCCGGGACTGGCGCGACATCCGGCCCCTCCTTCAGGGGGCGGCCCTCCCCGAGCGGGCCCGGCGCCGGGCGCTGGCGGCCTTCGAGGCCCTGGCCGTCGCCGAGGGGAAGGCCCACGGCGTGCCCCCGGAGACGGTCCACTTCCACGAGGTGGGGGCGGTGGACGCCCTGGTCGACATCGTCGGCTGCGCCCTGGCCCTGGAGGAGCTCGGCGTGGAGAAGGTCAGCGCCAGCCCGCCGCCGCTGGGCCGGGGGGTGACGGACTCCTCCCACGGGCCGATCCCGATCCCGGTGCCGGCGGTGCTCCGCCTGCTCGAGGGCCTCCCGGTGGTGGGCACCGAGGTGGAGGGAGAGCGGGTCACCCCCACCGGCGCGGCCCTGCTGGCCTCCCTCTGCGAGGGGCGGGTGGGGGCGATGCCCGCCCTGCGGATCGAGGCCACCGGCCACGGCGCCGGGCGGGCCCGCTTTTCCGACCGTCCGAACATCGTCCGGGCGATCCTCGGCGAGGTCGAGGAGGCGAGCGTGGGCGCCGGCGAGGTCTGGGTCCAGGAGACGAACCTCGACGACCTCTCCCCCGAGCTGATCGCCGCCTGCGCCGAGGCCGTCTTCGGCGCCGGGGCCCTCGACGTCTGGGTCACGCCGGTGGGGATGAAGAAGGGGCGCCCGGGTCACCTGATCACGGCGCTCTCCCGGGAGGAGGAGCGGGCGGCGGTGGCCGAGGCCCTGCTGCGCCACAGCTCCTCCTTCGGGCTGCGGGCCCACCGGGCCCAGCGGCTGGAGCTCGAGCGGGACTTCGTCCGGGTGGTGACCCGCTTCGGCGAGGTGCAGGTGAAGGTCGGCCGGCTGCGGGGCGAGGTGACGAGCCGCACCCCCGAGCTCGAGGACTGCGCCCGCCTCGCCCGGGAGGCCGGGGTGCCGGTGCGAGAGGTCTACACGGCGGCCCTGGCCGCCGCCGACGCCCTGGCCGCGGCCGGCGGCTGA
- a CDS encoding chemotaxis protein CheC, producing the protein MDPSKLTHVQLDALREVTHTGCGAAATALSQLIGGQPVDLQVVEAGVVAPGEVAPRLNGEAGEIWGVQLELRGGMEGTLLLAYNHQDARALTTLLAGEKALDAEGAFTDLGLSSLAELGNILASAYLTAVGTVTGLILLPSVPTVVHGTNQSLASSILREAEGEERLLLLETRLTAEGPAPLSGHLIIAARPKGIGTLLSALNL; encoded by the coding sequence ATGGATCCCAGCAAACTCACCCACGTCCAGCTCGACGCCCTGCGCGAGGTGACCCACACCGGCTGCGGCGCCGCCGCGACGGCCCTCTCCCAGCTCATCGGGGGCCAGCCGGTGGACCTGCAGGTGGTCGAGGCCGGCGTCGTGGCGCCCGGCGAGGTCGCCCCGCGCCTCAACGGTGAGGCCGGCGAGATCTGGGGAGTGCAGCTCGAGCTGCGCGGCGGCATGGAGGGCACCCTCCTGCTGGCCTACAACCACCAGGACGCCCGCGCGCTGACCACCCTCCTGGCCGGCGAGAAGGCCCTGGACGCCGAGGGCGCCTTCACCGACCTGGGCCTCTCCTCCCTGGCCGAGCTGGGCAACATCCTCGCCTCCGCCTACCTCACCGCCGTCGGCACCGTCACCGGCCTGATCCTCCTGCCCTCCGTGCCCACCGTCGTGCACGGGACCAACCAGTCCCTGGCCAGCTCCATCCTCCGGGAGGCCGAGGGCGAGGAGCGGCTGCTCCTGCTCGAGACGCGGCTGACGGCCGAGGGGCCGGCGCCCTTGAGCGGGCATCTGATCATCGCGGCTCGGCCCAAGGGGATCGGGACGCTGCTGTCTGCGCTGAATCTCTAG